From Besnoitia besnoiti strain Bb-Ger1 chromosome X, whole genome shotgun sequence, one genomic window encodes:
- a CDS encoding hypothetical protein (encoded by transcript BESB_016210) has protein sequence MTTTSPLLSRRAPAVSVSQAKNETHATPLSPSELQPLSSFTSQHFPSSYSSFSSQPCPASYSSFSSAPRVSLSSSFSPRFASCASSSLAFPPPASSPSSSSAAASSACPSSSFSFPPFSSFASSSPSLSAEGHSACRQLTPLASGESTQSGSVVSGRSSLGALSPLSVSVPSSLENLSSLTSELTTQPEVDGRDLPGADFLAEIERFVATEEERDDVEFEEEADATRAQANAFTLREMQTFAEAPAERPALLTEKARKPLNRRSIRGHKKGAVLLPRFSSPPLSCDALSSLKAPPASAFKDPPCLAEEDDERAQDSRRLKVFTVCSSSSPRYSVSPYLLPHAPASFRAAEYPLQDFPPVPAVACALCAHAAASAAPAFSPSSSPSLSPAGPATEPLLAQPARPVERSEETESDACPRGDEDGEGAKKDTFITASVFFREQRFSSSISCAMFLLGVGVFLPWNCLVMEMATFDVAYFPTFPWTEAATQVRTACFFLGQLLLLWLGPRLQLIPRTVSTLIFSILTNVALALVAVCVPENPAFHICCVLSGIIGLQGSLLHASVYVLHAVIHHELAVDWSIGGGLAGPLTALLAFPLYFLLPASKQGQRIGTVLLFSFSALWSLLAAAALCLGARHPLASPALLKQEEEVRRSLSGLEWTRATSSRLSRSLSWWASAGEAAKAEAGRGNEPEAGGGEVRTLGGNRMLTATSRFLRTLSRGGVRQKAKRRGKKDLTVGEVAAAVEKAAIAGEDTPHILGPVHAHHDARTKRWRMKEGAEEEPLLPLAEGPCSARGADDSPALHSCEKALASSAWQRRDVFRAIRPNLLTCFLLFLSTYLIYPVKTERLWPSSSLDFVLFQMILVACFQAGNVLGRFCVFWGCRARFSWLLPLVVLRLLLIPLFFVLDGTLVLPSSWFSLHLSSPSSQSASAPLSPSSAAASLAAASDLGSLSTPASHAFVVPPPSSSAAPLSGPPPLSLSASLTSPPALPSTDAEASARSFSHFLSANEAWLADCSLFLLLMLFATMHGWLSVLGAFYATQVPCSTPQKETAAYLMCVAESCGVAVGVALSVMWASLTGHHPLSPHKASAVAAAAPSANPPGDEADSAFWSDLDGGALGGPRAASGARASRAPLAAGSAGAARLDHSIGLQTVPKLG, from the exons ATGACGACGACTTCGCCCCTCCTAAGCCGGAGGGCGCCTGCGGTGAGCGTCTCTCAAGCAAAAAATGAGACACACGCGACGCCCCTCTCGCCGTCCGAGCTCCAGCCTCTGTCGTCTTTCACTTCTCAACACTTTCCGTCCTCCTACTCGTCGTTTTCTTCCCAGCCCTGTCCGGCTTCGTATTCGTccttttcctctgcgcctcgcgtctccttgtcttcttccttttcccctcgcttcgcctcgtgtgcgtcgtcctccctcgccttccccccgcctgcctcctcgccatcttcttcgtcagcagctgcgtcgtcggCTTGCCCATCTTCGTCCTTTTCCTTTCCACCCTTCTCTTCGtttgcttcctcttcgccgtcgctctctgctgaAGGGCACTCTGCGTGCCGCCAGCTGACGCCgctcgcgagcggagagagcACGCAGAGCGGCAGCGTCGTGTCTGGGCGCTCTTCGCTCGGCGCAttgtctccgctgtctgtCTCAGTCCCCTCCTCCTTGGAGAACCTTTCTTCGCTGACATCAGAGCTGACGACGCAGCCTGAGGTCGACGGCCGAGACCTCCCTGGGGCGGACTTCCTCGCGGAGATTGAGCGCTTCgtggcgacggaggaggagcgcgacgacgtcgaattcgaagaagaggcggatgcgacccgcgcgcaggcgaacgcCTTCACGTTGCGTGAGATGCAGACattcgcggaggcgccggccgaaAGGCCGGCATTATTGACAGAGAAAGCGCGCAAACCCCTCAACCGTAGAAGCATACGGGGGCACAAAAAAGGGGCTGTGCTGCTTCCGCGCTTCTCATCTCCTCCGCTGTCATGTGACGCCCTGTCAAGCCTCAAGGCCCCAcccgcgtctgccttcaAAGACCCCCCGTGCCTCGCGGAGGAAGATGacgagcgcgcgcaggacagccgccgcctcaaAGTCTTCACCGTCtgttcgtcctcgtcgccgcggtaCTCTGTGTCTCCCTACTTGCTTCCtcacgcgcctgcctcctttCGTGCCGCGGAGTACCCGCTGCAGGACTTTCCGCCGGTCCCCgcagtcgcctgcgctctctgcgcgcatgctgccgcctctgcggcgcccgcgttctctccttcgtcttccccctcgctctcgcctgcgggccCCGCCACAgagcctctcctcgcgcagcctgcgcggcctgtggagcgcagcgaagagaccgagagcgacgcgtgcccgcgcggcgacgaagacggcgagggcgccaaGAAAGACACGTTCATCACAGCCTCGGTGTTTTTCAGGGAGCAGCGGTTTTCCTCAAGCATCTCGTGTGCCAtgttcctcctcggcgtcggcgtcttcctgcCCTGGAACTGCCTTGTCATGGAAATGGCCACCTTCGACGTCGCCTACTTCCCCACCTTCCCTTGGACTGAAGCCGCGACTCAG GTTCGCACTGCGTGTTTCTTTCTtgggcagctgctgctgctgtggcTGGGGCCACGTCTGCAACTGATTCCGCGGACAGTGAGCACGCTGATTTTCTCCATCTTGACGAACGTTGCGCTCGCGCTCGTGGCGGTCTGCGTCCCCGAAAACCCTGCCTTCCACATCTGCTGCGTGCTAAGCGGTATCATCGGACTCCAGGGATCGCTGCTCCACGCAAGCGTATACGTGCTCCACGCCGTCATTCACCACGAGCTCGCCGTAGACTGGTCGATAG gcggcggcctcgccggccCTCtgacggcgctgctggcgttcCCTCTGTATTTCCTTCTGCCGGCTTCGAAGCAAGGCCAGCGCATCGGGACGGTGCTGCTCTTTAGTTTCTCTGCGCTGTggtcgctgctggcggctgcagccctcTGTCTGGGCGCGCGGCaccccctcgcctcgcccgccctcctgaagcaggaggaggaagtcCGCCGGAGTCTGTCGGGCCTCGAGTGGACGCGCGCCACGTCAAGCAGACTTTCGCGGTCGCTCTCGTGGtgggcgagcgccggcgaagccgccaaggcggaggcggggaggGGAAACGAGCCCGAggcggggggaggagaggTCCGGACGCTCGGAGGAAACAGGATGCTCACGGCGACTTCGCGGTTTCTGCGGACGCTCTCGAGAGGAGGCGTcaggcagaaggcgaagcggcgcggaaAGAAGGACCTGACGGTCGGCGAGGTGGCTGCGGCCGTCGAGAAGGCCGCGATCGCCGGCGAAGACACGCCTCACATTCTGGGTCCGGTGCATGCCCATCACGACGCGCGCACCAAGAGATGGAGGATGAAGGAAGGGGCGGAAGAGgagcctctgctgcctctcgccgAGGGGCCTTGctcggcgcgtggcgcggaCGACTCCCCGGCGCTCCATTCCTGCGAAAAGGCGCTGGCGTCCTCGGCGTGGCAACGCCGCGATGTCTTTCGGGCGATTCGCCCGAATCTTCTCACCTGCTTTCTCCTGTTTCTGTCGACCTACCTGATCTACCCCGTCAAAACTGAGCGCCTCTGGCCGTCGAGCTCGCTGGACTTTGTGCTTTTTCAAATGATCCTCGTCGCGTGCTTCCAAGCCGGCAACGTGCTTGGTCgattctgcgtcttctggggctgccgcgcgcgcttctcgtGGCTACTGCCCCTTGTCGTTCTGCGGCTCCTGCTCATTCCCCTTTTCTTCGTGCTGGACGGCACACTCGTCCTTCCGTCATCCTGGTTTAGCCTCCATCTGTCTTCTCCATCCTCTCAAagcgcttccgcgcctctctctccgtcgtctgccgctgcctcgctggcggcggcttcgGACCTGGGGTCGCTGTCAACGCCTGCGTCTCACGCCTTCGTcgtgccgccgccttcgtcgtccgcggcgcctctctctgggcCCCCGCCCCTGTCTCTGTCGGCGTCGCTAACTTCCCCCCCGGCGCTGCCCTCCAcggacgccgaggcctccgcgcgctccttctcACACTTCCTCTCGGCGAACGAGGCCTGGTTGGCAGACTGTTCGCTCTTTCTGCTGCTGATGCTCTTCGCCACCATGCACGGCTGGCTCTCCGTCCTGGGCGCCTTCTACGCTACGCAGGTGCCCTGCTCGACCCCacagaaggagacagcggcctACTTGATGTGCGTCGCCGagagctgcggcgtcgcggtcggcgtcgccctctccgtcATGTGGGCATCGCTCACTGGGCACCACCCGCTCTCGCCCCACAaggcctccgcggtcgcggctgcggccccGTCGGCGAACCCCCCCGGCGACGAAGCAGACTCCGCGTTTTGGTCAGATCTGGATGGAGGCGCGCTGGgcggccctcgcgccgcgagtggcgcccgcgcctcgcgggcgccactCGCGGCaggaagcgccggcgcggcacgTCTAGACCACAGCATTGGCCTCCAAACTGTCCCGAAACTCGGGTGA